A window of Halovivax gelatinilyticus genomic DNA:
GGTGCCGGCGCGGGTGTCGCCTTCGCGTTCGACGTCGAGTGGGAGTACCTCACGTTCAGCAGCACCTGGATCGCCGCGCTCGGGCAGGCGCTGTTCTCGACCGGTCTCGGTTGGGGAATCGCCCTCACGGTCGGCAGCTACCTCAGGGAGTACGACGACGTGCCGCTCGGAGGCGGGGTGTTCACCGCGATCGGCGAGTCGAGTGTCGGCGTCCTCGCCGCGCTGGCGATTTTCCCGATCGTCTTCGCCGTCGGCGTCGAACCCGACGTCGGCGCCGGGCTCGCCTTCGTCTCGCTCGTCCAGGTGTTCCCCGAAATTCCGCTCGGCGGCGTCGTCGCCATCGTCTTCTTCGTCGGCTTCTTCCTCGCCGCGTTCACGTCCGGGCTGTTGATCACCGAAGTGAGCGTGACGACCCTCTCGGAGGAGACGCGGTTCGACCGGACCCAGACCGTCCTCGGCGTCTGCGGGCTGATCTGGCTGCTCGGTCTCCCGAGCGCCTACTCCGCGGACATCCTCGACTACCTCGACTTCGTCTTCGGCAACTGGGGACTTCCGCTTGCCACCATCGCCATCATCCTCGTCATCGGCTGGGTGCTCGGCCCGGAGCGCCTGCGCCTGCTCGCAGTCAACCGGAACGCCGGCATCTACGTCGGCCGATGGTGGGACCCCGTCGTGAAGTACGTTATTCCCGCCGTGATGATCTTCATCGTCGCCTACTTCGCCTGGGAGGAACGGGGAACCCCCGAGATGATCGGTGGCATGGTCGTCCTCGTCTCGTTCCCGATCATCGGCTACCTGCTCATGTGGTACGTCGAGGGGCGAAACGGGGCCAAACCTGAACCCGCGGTCGCCGGAGGTGAGGACGACTGATGGCGCTCACACCGTCGGTCCTCGGCACGCTCGCGTTCACCCTGCTCGCGTTCTGGGGCGTCGCCATCTGGGCGCTCACTCGGACCTTGCGCCAGGAAGAGCACAAAGTCGAACTCCTGTCCGAGCAGGATCGGATCGACACCTACTCGCCCAGGGCGCTCGCCGACCTTCGCGAGTGGATCGAGGAGAATCCGACCGACCCGCTCGTCGACGACGCGCGGGCGGCCCACAACGAGTGCGTCGAGACGCTCCGATCCGTCGACCGGTACTACTACGACTGGACCGACGGGGAGGTCGAACGCCTAGAGCGACTGTAAGCCACTCACGTCCACTCCGACCCGCTCGCACTCAGATGTAATCGTCGGGCCGACCGTTACCGTCCGGAGTATCGTCGAACCGATCCAGCGAGAAGTACGAACGGTCGATCTCGACGCCGTCGAACGTCGGGTCCTCGCCGCAGACCATTCCAGCGGTCAGTTTCCCGACGGCCGGGCCGTGTTTGAAGCCGTGACCAGAGAAGCCACAGCACCAGAAACAGCCCGCCGGCCCGGCGGCGTCGATCACGAAGTCGTGATCGGGCGTCGTCGAGTAGACGCCGCAGTACGAGCCCTTGATACCCGCGTCGGCGAGACCCGGCACGTGCTCGGCGAGCGTCTCGACGAGTTCGAGGACGGTCTCCTCGTCCGGTGAATCGTCGTACTCGTCAGGGTCGGTGGGTTCGTCGTGGCGGTGGGTCGCGACGAGGACGCCACCGCCGACGTCCGGCCGCACGTACCACTGCCCGCCGGGCAGGCTGGTCGTCGGCGTCAGATCGGGATACCGCTCGGCGTAGTCGGCGGGTGGATCGAGCAGCAGAATCTGCTCGCGCACCGGCTCGATCGGAACGTCGACGCCGACCGTCTCGGCCAGCTCGGGCGTCCACGGGCCGGCCGCCACGACGACCGACTCGCACGCGACGGTTCCGGCGTCCGTCCGAACGCCGGTCACCCGACCGGCGTCGGTCTCGATCGACTCGACGGCGACGCCGGTGTGGACGCTCGCTCCCCTGTCCGTCGCCCCGCGGGCGAACCCCTGGGCGACGTCCGAGCCGTCGGAGTAGGCGGCCGCGTCGTCGCTGACGGCGAAGTCGTACGCGGCCGCCCCGTCGTACATCGGGTATCGCTCTCGCAGTTGCGCACCGTCGTAGCGAGAGACCGGCAGATCGCGGTCGGACAGAACCTCGTAACCGGCCATCGCGTACGCACCGCCGGGCGTCCCCTCGTCGGCGAAGCGCACGAGCGGCGACTCTGCGTGCGCGATCGGCGCGCCGGTCTCCGCCTCGAACCGTCGGTAGAATTCGTGGCTCCAGCGAGCCAGGTCGGTGTAGATCGCCTCGTCCCCGTAGTGGTGGCGCAGGATGGCCGAGGAGTCGCCCGTCGAGCCGGCCGCGAGACGGTCGCGTTCGAAGAGGACGACGTCCTCGCCCGCTCGCGAGAGGAAGAACGCCGTCGCGGTCCCCATCACGCCGCCGCCGACGACGACTACGTCAGTCTCCGCCGGCAGGTCGTCACTCGCCGTCACGGGACGCCACCGAGCGCGAACGCTCGCGGTCGACTGGACTCGACTCGCCTGGTACAGACCATATCGGGTAAACGAGCGCGACCACGATGAGGGTTCCCCAGCGTCGCCCGGTCGGCGAACCCGCCGGCCGATCCACACAGCAAAGCACCCCGCTCGCGTAGGGGCGGTCATGCTCGAACTCGATGGCGAGGCGGCCGGCGGGCAATTTCTCCGATCGGCGCTCTCGGTCGCCGCGGTCGAGAACCGGCCGGTCAGAATCGAGAACGTCCGCGGCGATCGGTCGCCGTCGGGGCTCAGACCACAGCACCTTGCCGCGGTCGAGGCGCTCGCGACGATCTGCGACGCCGACGTCGAGGGCGCAGAACGCGACAGCGAGACGGTGACGTTCGATCCGACGCGCGAGGAGTCGGCCGGAATTTCCGGCGGGGAGTACGCGATCGACATCGAGACGGCCGGCAGCGTCACGCTCGTACTCGGCGCCATCCTCCCGCTTGCGACGCGACTCGCGGAGCCGATTCGACTCTCGATCACCGGCGGGACCGACGCCAAGTGGTCGCCGCCGCTCGCCTACCTCCAACGCGTCAAACTTCCGTTGTTGCGTCGGTTCGGATTGCAGGCGACCGTCGACGTGGATCGTCGGGGATTCTATCCCGCCGGCGGCGGCCGCGTGACGCTCACGATGGCTCCGTCGACGATCGCGCCGATTCGACTCACCGAACGGGGACCGCTCAGAGGAATTCGATGTTACTCGGCCGAATCGGCGTCGCTGGCCGACCGCGACGTCGCCGCGCGGCAACTCGACGGATTCGAAAACCGGCTCGAATCGGCGAGTGCACTCGATCACCTCCCGAGTTCGGGGACGAACGCTGAGGACCTCGCCGATCGGATGCTCGCAGAGCGAACCGTCACGACCGCGGTCACCGACAGCCCGGGATCGGCGATCGTCAGTCGGCTCGACTTCGAGCACGCCACCTGCGGAACCAGCGCGCTCGGCGAGCGCGGGACGCCCGCCGAACGGGTCGGCGAACGAGCGGCGCAGGCGGCGATTTCCGTCCTCGAATCGAGCGCACCGGTCGACGATCACCTCGCCGATCAGCTGCTGATCTGGCTCGCGCTTGCCGGCGGGCGCGTTCGCATTCCTCGCGTCACCGACCACGTCGAGTCGAGTCTCTCGCTCCTGTCGGCGGTCGGCTACGCGATCGACG
This region includes:
- a CDS encoding sodium-dependent transporter, translated to MADSATKTARAEWGTRFGFLMAMMGAMVGAGNIWRFPYVMGNNGGGAFIVAFLVLLFLLAVPGLMAEVALGRYTNKGVIGAFRDVVGSGGLVGLGVIVLLVNIALMSYYSPVIAWTLYYAVHSLLFTFTATGFEAEAFMTDLFDNAALMIALHTVVMGSIAAILILGIRRGVERVVVYAVPALVLALIVMMIRGLTLDGAGAGVAFAFDVEWEYLTFSSTWIAALGQALFSTGLGWGIALTVGSYLREYDDVPLGGGVFTAIGESSVGVLAALAIFPIVFAVGVEPDVGAGLAFVSLVQVFPEIPLGGVVAIVFFVGFFLAAFTSGLLITEVSVTTLSEETRFDRTQTVLGVCGLIWLLGLPSAYSADILDYLDFVFGNWGLPLATIAIILVIGWVLGPERLRLLAVNRNAGIYVGRWWDPVVKYVIPAVMIFIVAYFAWEERGTPEMIGGMVVLVSFPIIGYLLMWYVEGRNGAKPEPAVAGGEDD
- a CDS encoding NAD(P)/FAD-dependent oxidoreductase, which translates into the protein MTASDDLPAETDVVVVGGGVMGTATAFFLSRAGEDVVLFERDRLAAGSTGDSSAILRHHYGDEAIYTDLARWSHEFYRRFEAETGAPIAHAESPLVRFADEGTPGGAYAMAGYEVLSDRDLPVSRYDGAQLRERYPMYDGAAAYDFAVSDDAAAYSDGSDVAQGFARGATDRGASVHTGVAVESIETDAGRVTGVRTDAGTVACESVVVAAGPWTPELAETVGVDVPIEPVREQILLLDPPADYAERYPDLTPTTSLPGGQWYVRPDVGGGVLVATHRHDEPTDPDEYDDSPDEETVLELVETLAEHVPGLADAGIKGSYCGVYSTTPDHDFVIDAAGPAGCFWCCGFSGHGFKHGPAVGKLTAGMVCGEDPTFDGVEIDRSYFSLDRFDDTPDGNGRPDDYI
- the rtcA gene encoding RNA 3'-terminal phosphate cyclase, with amino-acid sequence MLELDGEAAGGQFLRSALSVAAVENRPVRIENVRGDRSPSGLRPQHLAAVEALATICDADVEGAERDSETVTFDPTREESAGISGGEYAIDIETAGSVTLVLGAILPLATRLAEPIRLSITGGTDAKWSPPLAYLQRVKLPLLRRFGLQATVDVDRRGFYPAGGGRVTLTMAPSTIAPIRLTERGPLRGIRCYSAESASLADRDVAARQLDGFENRLESASALDHLPSSGTNAEDLADRMLAERTVTTAVTDSPGSAIVSRLDFEHATCGTSALGERGTPAERVGERAAQAAISVLESSAPVDDHLADQLLIWLALAGGRVRIPRVTDHVESSLSLLSAVGYAIDGPSASDERSTGRHSRDEWTSDKPTGDETVVVSAPGTR